A genomic window from Prochlorococcus sp. RS04 includes:
- the rnz gene encoding ribonuclease Z, with translation MNITFLGTSSGVPSLTRNVSSLALKLSQSSEVWLFDCGEGTQHQIMKSNIKSSQIKKIFITHMHGDHIYGLPGLLATLGLSGNSEGIQIYGPSGLRSFINSSLKSSFCKLSFPLNFVEVENFASENKILFENNKIKVNCACLKHKIPAYGYRVSEKDKPGIFDIKKAESLKIAPGPIYSELQQGKKVVLADGRTFDGKEFCGPPRKGESFVYCTDTVFSESAVSLSKNADLLVHESTFSVEDESMAYEKLHSTTIMAAKTALLSNTKKLIITHLSPRYTNKNAITPSDLLKEAQKVFPNTYLAKDFLTAEIK, from the coding sequence GTGAATATCACCTTCTTAGGAACAAGCTCAGGTGTCCCATCCTTAACGAGAAATGTTTCTTCCCTAGCACTTAAATTATCACAGTCATCAGAAGTTTGGCTTTTTGATTGCGGAGAAGGAACGCAACATCAAATAATGAAAAGCAATATTAAATCTTCGCAAATCAAGAAAATATTTATTACTCATATGCATGGCGATCATATTTATGGTTTGCCTGGACTTTTAGCTACCTTAGGTTTATCAGGAAATAGTGAGGGTATTCAAATTTACGGTCCCTCAGGGTTGCGAAGTTTTATAAATTCATCACTTAAAAGTAGTTTTTGCAAATTGTCTTTTCCATTAAATTTTGTGGAAGTTGAAAATTTTGCATCAGAAAATAAAATCCTATTTGAAAACAACAAAATAAAAGTAAATTGTGCCTGCCTTAAACATAAAATACCTGCTTATGGTTATAGGGTGAGTGAAAAAGATAAACCAGGTATATTTGATATCAAAAAAGCAGAGTCTCTAAAAATAGCACCTGGACCAATTTATTCAGAACTGCAACAAGGTAAAAAAGTCGTATTAGCGGATGGTAGGACATTCGATGGGAAAGAATTCTGTGGACCTCCTAGAAAAGGTGAAAGTTTTGTTTATTGCACAGATACAGTGTTTAGCGAATCAGCTGTTTCACTATCAAAAAATGCTGATTTACTCGTACATGAATCGACTTTTTCAGTGGAGGATGAAAGTATGGCATACGAAAAATTACATTCCACAACAATAATGGCTGCCAAAACAGCATTATTATCTAACACAAAAAAATTAATTATTACTCATTTAAGTCCAAGATATACTAATAAAAACGCAATTACTCCAAGCGATTTGCTTAAAGAGGCTCAAAAAGTTTTTCCAAATACTTACCTTGCCAAAGATTTTCTAACGGCAGAAATAAAATAA
- the truB gene encoding tRNA pseudouridine(55) synthase TruB produces the protein MQTKDGFLVINKDKGCTSHDCVKQIRKLLNTKKVGHTGTLDPEVIGILPIAIGSATRFIQYLPQGKTYIGQIKLGIRTNTDDIHGEIINQKSWPKISDEKLDQYLNRFRGIIKQIPPKVSSVHINGERAYKKSFRNEVFELAPREVKIDELTLMKWDQINGILEIKVKCSAGTYIRAIARDLGEILNSEGCLLQLKRISACGFDEQNSIKISDIEKDKKNSKNFIIPTISALNHISSFVLSTEEQINFWQTGRAIRVDINYFQENKSFDYKKPIKVIDKKQILLGIGFLNEEQSNINPKLVLNAK, from the coding sequence ATGCAAACTAAAGATGGATTCTTAGTAATTAATAAAGATAAAGGATGTACTTCACATGATTGTGTTAAACAAATAAGGAAGTTACTAAATACAAAAAAGGTCGGTCACACAGGAACTCTTGACCCAGAAGTTATAGGAATATTACCAATCGCGATAGGAAGTGCAACAAGATTTATTCAATATCTACCTCAGGGTAAAACTTACATAGGACAAATTAAATTAGGGATAAGAACTAACACTGATGATATTCACGGAGAAATAATTAATCAAAAAAGTTGGCCTAAAATCAGTGATGAAAAATTAGATCAATACTTAAATAGATTTAGGGGAATTATTAAACAAATTCCGCCGAAAGTATCTAGTGTGCACATCAATGGTGAGAGGGCTTATAAAAAATCTTTCAGGAATGAAGTTTTTGAATTAGCACCAAGAGAAGTAAAAATAGACGAACTTACTTTAATGAAATGGGACCAAATAAACGGAATATTAGAAATAAAAGTTAAATGTTCAGCTGGCACATACATAAGAGCAATTGCAAGAGATTTAGGAGAAATTCTTAATTCCGAGGGTTGCCTTCTACAGCTAAAAAGAATTTCAGCTTGTGGCTTTGATGAACAAAACTCGATAAAAATATCTGATATCGAAAAAGATAAAAAAAACTCGAAAAATTTCATTATTCCAACAATTTCTGCTCTTAATCACATTTCATCATTTGTCTTAAGTACCGAAGAACAAATCAATTTTTGGCAAACAGGAAGAGCAATTAGAGTTGATATTAATTACTTTCAGGAAAATAAATCTTTTGACTACAAAAAACCCATAAAAGTAATAGATAAAAAACAAATACTACTTGGGATAGGTTTCTTAAATGAAGAGCAATCTAATATAAATCCAAAATTAGTCCTTAATGCTAAATAA
- a CDS encoding SpoIID/LytB domain-containing protein — translation MILKFKNNYRKCCLISILFICIFQSESVFASREPIIRVLISKNNNLRIRSDRSIPLTIEGKFFSRKRIKGLTLKNEKNKKILYFDRNKQKKYDLKSNQKFQVSSSDGRGIWVGQKRFAGKLNLFVLDSEILVVNVLGIEKYLNSVVGSEMPTKWPIEALKAQAIASRTYALKQKGNNLFDIDSTQKNQVYNGLESRTYKTIRAVKSTRSLVLTYKNKLINALFHSSSGGMTENSQDVWKNKYPYLSSVKDFDKNNPKFRWQKKISSNELINLFPKIGGLKNIEILDITSTGRVKNIKLIGAYGSDQISGVDFRKRVGLNSNFIRFKFFEEELNNNTPQKKGLIVFGQGSGHGVGMSQWGAKYLASRGQKAERILKHFYKGVQVKPFRKDYL, via the coding sequence GTGATACTTAAATTTAAAAATAACTATAGAAAATGTTGCCTGATAAGTATTTTATTTATTTGTATTTTTCAGAGTGAAAGTGTTTTTGCATCCAGAGAACCAATCATTAGAGTTTTGATATCAAAAAATAACAATTTAAGGATCAGATCAGATAGATCAATTCCTTTAACAATAGAGGGTAAATTTTTTTCACGCAAAAGAATAAAAGGTCTAACTTTGAAAAATGAGAAAAATAAAAAAATTTTATATTTTGATAGAAATAAACAAAAAAAATATGACTTAAAAAGTAATCAAAAATTTCAAGTGAGTTCTTCCGATGGAAGAGGTATTTGGGTAGGTCAGAAGAGATTTGCTGGTAAGCTTAATCTCTTTGTACTTGATTCTGAAATATTGGTAGTAAATGTTTTAGGAATAGAAAAATACCTTAATAGCGTAGTGGGTTCAGAAATGCCAACAAAATGGCCTATTGAAGCATTAAAGGCACAAGCAATTGCCTCGAGAACTTATGCTTTAAAGCAAAAGGGAAATAATTTATTTGATATAGATTCAACTCAGAAAAATCAAGTCTATAATGGCTTGGAATCAAGAACTTATAAAACTATCAGAGCCGTTAAAAGTACAAGATCTTTGGTTTTAACTTATAAAAATAAATTAATTAATGCTTTGTTTCATAGCAGCTCAGGTGGAATGACAGAAAATAGTCAAGATGTATGGAAAAATAAATATCCATATTTATCAAGTGTGAAAGATTTTGATAAAAATAATCCAAAATTTAGATGGCAAAAAAAAATTTCGAGTAATGAATTAATAAATTTATTTCCAAAGATTGGAGGTTTAAAAAATATAGAGATTCTAGATATTACTAGTACAGGGAGGGTAAAAAATATAAAACTTATTGGGGCTTATGGTTCTGATCAAATATCTGGGGTAGATTTTAGAAAAAGAGTAGGCCTGAACAGTAATTTTATCAGATTTAAATTTTTTGAGGAAGAATTAAACAACAATACTCCTCAAAAGAAAGGGTTGATAGTTTTTGGACAAGGATCAGGTCATGGAGTCGGAATGAGTCAGTGGGGGGCTAAATATCTGGCGTCTAGAGGCCAAAAAGCTGAAAGAATATTAAAGCATTTTTATAAGGGTGTGCAGGTTAAACCTTTTAGAAAAGATTACCTATAG